A section of the Euwallacea similis isolate ESF13 chromosome 9, ESF131.1, whole genome shotgun sequence genome encodes:
- the ERR gene encoding steroid hormone receptor ERR2 isoform X2, which yields MECWMQDMVSIMTDPGLAPAANIQQPIKKELDTFGECSPSNSDLYSPTTTTTLISDNVIQSSDRIEFRDHYETRMQSPDSPERQYCSSTTQPHTETGLGHCESDIKNEDDAPKRLCLVCGDFASGFHYGVASCEACKAFFKRTIQGNIEYTCPASGDCEINKRRRKACQACRFRKCLRSGMLKEGVRLDRVRGGRQKYRRNPDSPYQVQVVSAQKPHIMLEDIKMLEALIACEPECLEINTTLENSKHRTLAILSDLYDRELVGIIGWAKQIPGFLDLSLNDQMRLLQSTWAEILTLTLAFRSLPMASLGRLKFATDFTLDEKQSKDCGALELYQTCAHMVERLEGLSMLKEEYYLLKALVLTNSDAKLDEYHSLKKFRDSLLSSLGDAMSVLRCVDCLVNLRVYPKETYFRPSGVLHQIQQLLLCLPALRQADFVVRKFWCGVHSQDLVPMNKLFLEMLEASNR from the exons ATGGAGTGTTGGATGCAGGACATG gtGTCAATAATGACAGATCCAGGGTTGGCACCCGCTGCCAACATCCAACAGCCAATTAAGAAAGAGCTGGACACCTTCGGTGAATGCTCGCCATCCAACAGCGACCTTTACTCTCCCACCACCACAACCACTCTGATCAGTGATAACGTCATTCAATCTTCAGAC CGGATAGAGTTCAGGGATCACTATGAAACGCGAATGCAATCGCCAGACAGTCCGGAGAGGCAGTATTGTTCATCAACCACGCAGCCGCATACTGAAACCGGCCTTGGCCATTGCGAG AGTGacataaaaaatgaagatgACGCTCCTAAACGGCTGTGTCTTGTATGCGGAGATTTTGCCTCGGGTTTCCACTATGGAGTCGCTTCGTGCGAGGCCTGCAAAGCCTTTTTCAAGCGCACGATTCAAG GTAATATCGAGTACACGTGCCCAGCTTCTGGAGACTGTGAGATCAACAAAAGGAGGCGGAAAGCGTGTCAAGCTTGCAGGTTTCGGAAATGTCTCCGATCAGGAATGTTGAAGGAAGGGGTGCGATTGGACAGAGTAAGGGGTGGTAGGCAGAAATATCGCCGCAATCCAGATAGTCCCTATCAGGTGCAGGTGGTGTCTGCGCAAAAACCCCATATTATGCTTGAGG ACATAAAAATGCTTGAAGCGCTGATCGCCTGCGAACCAGAATGTCTAGAAATCAACACCACACTGGAAAACTCCAAACATCGGACTTTGGCAATACTGAGCGATCTGTATGACCGCGAATTAGTGGGAATTATCGGGTGGGCCAAACAGATTCCTG GTTTCCTGGATCTGTCGTTAAACGACCAAATGCGCCTGCTCCAGAGCACCTGGGCCGAAATCCTGACGCTAACACTGGCATTTCGTAGCCTACCAATGGCCAGTTTAGGGCGACTAAAGTTCGCCACAGATTTCACTCTAGATGAAAAACAGTCCAAAGACTGCGGTGCTCTTGAGCTCTATCAAACT TGCGCTCACATGGTGGAACGTCTAGAAGGTCTTTCGATGCTCAAGGAGGAATACTACCTGCTCAAGGCACTGGTTCTAACGAATTCTGATGCCAAATTGGACGAGTATCATTCGCTGAAGAAGTTTCGTGACAGTCTGCTTTCCTCCCTAGGTGACGCCATGAGCGTTTTAAGGTGCGTTGATTGCTTGGTGAATTTGAGGGTGTATCCTAAAGAGACGTATTTCAGGCCGAGCGGCGTTCTCCATCAAATCCAACAGTTGCTGCTGTGCCTGCCCGCACTTCGTCAAGCCGATTTCGTAGTACGCAAGTTCTGGTGCGGTGTCCATTCCCAGGATTTAGTTCCGATGAATAAGCTGTTTTTGGAGATGCTTGAAGCTTCCAATCGGTAG
- the ERR gene encoding steroid hormone receptor ERR1 isoform X6, whose translation MECWMQDMVSIMTDPGLAPAANIQQPIKKELDTFGECSPSNSDLYSPTTTTTLISDNVIQSSDRIEFRDHYETRMQSPDSPERQYCSSTTQPHTETGLGHCESDIKNEDDAPKRLCLVCGDFASGFHYGVASCEACKAFFKRTIQGNIEYTCPASGDCEINKRRRKACQACRFRKCLRSGMLKEGVRLDRVRGGRQKYRRNPDSPYQVQVVSAQKPHIMLEDIKMLEALIACEPECLEINTTLENSKHRTLAILSDLYDRELVGIIGWAKQIPGFLDLSLNDQMRLLQSTWAEILTLTLAFRSLPMASLGRLKFATDFTLDEKQSKDCGALELYQTCAHMVERLEGLSMLKEEYYLLKALVLTNSDAKLDEYHSLKKFRDSLLSSLGDAMSVLRPSGVLHQIQQLLLCLPALRQADFVVRKFWCGVHSQDLVPMNKLFLEMLEASNR comes from the exons ATGGAGTGTTGGATGCAGGACATG gtGTCAATAATGACAGATCCAGGGTTGGCACCCGCTGCCAACATCCAACAGCCAATTAAGAAAGAGCTGGACACCTTCGGTGAATGCTCGCCATCCAACAGCGACCTTTACTCTCCCACCACCACAACCACTCTGATCAGTGATAACGTCATTCAATCTTCAGAC CGGATAGAGTTCAGGGATCACTATGAAACGCGAATGCAATCGCCAGACAGTCCGGAGAGGCAGTATTGTTCATCAACCACGCAGCCGCATACTGAAACCGGCCTTGGCCATTGCGAG AGTGacataaaaaatgaagatgACGCTCCTAAACGGCTGTGTCTTGTATGCGGAGATTTTGCCTCGGGTTTCCACTATGGAGTCGCTTCGTGCGAGGCCTGCAAAGCCTTTTTCAAGCGCACGATTCAAG GTAATATCGAGTACACGTGCCCAGCTTCTGGAGACTGTGAGATCAACAAAAGGAGGCGGAAAGCGTGTCAAGCTTGCAGGTTTCGGAAATGTCTCCGATCAGGAATGTTGAAGGAAGGGGTGCGATTGGACAGAGTAAGGGGTGGTAGGCAGAAATATCGCCGCAATCCAGATAGTCCCTATCAGGTGCAGGTGGTGTCTGCGCAAAAACCCCATATTATGCTTGAGG ACATAAAAATGCTTGAAGCGCTGATCGCCTGCGAACCAGAATGTCTAGAAATCAACACCACACTGGAAAACTCCAAACATCGGACTTTGGCAATACTGAGCGATCTGTATGACCGCGAATTAGTGGGAATTATCGGGTGGGCCAAACAGATTCCTG GTTTCCTGGATCTGTCGTTAAACGACCAAATGCGCCTGCTCCAGAGCACCTGGGCCGAAATCCTGACGCTAACACTGGCATTTCGTAGCCTACCAATGGCCAGTTTAGGGCGACTAAAGTTCGCCACAGATTTCACTCTAGATGAAAAACAGTCCAAAGACTGCGGTGCTCTTGAGCTCTATCAAACT TGCGCTCACATGGTGGAACGTCTAGAAGGTCTTTCGATGCTCAAGGAGGAATACTACCTGCTCAAGGCACTGGTTCTAACGAATTCTGATGCCAAATTGGACGAGTATCATTCGCTGAAGAAGTTTCGTGACAGTCTGCTTTCCTCCCTAGGTGACGCCATGAGCGTTTTAAG GCCGAGCGGCGTTCTCCATCAAATCCAACAGTTGCTGCTGTGCCTGCCCGCACTTCGTCAAGCCGATTTCGTAGTACGCAAGTTCTGGTGCGGTGTCCATTCCCAGGATTTAGTTCCGATGAATAAGCTGTTTTTGGAGATGCTTGAAGCTTCCAATCGGTAG
- the ERR gene encoding steroid hormone receptor ERR2 isoform X4 has protein sequence MWVSIMTDPGLAPAANIQQPIKKELDTFGECSPSNSDLYSPTTTTTLISDNVIQSSDRIEFRDHYETRMQSPDSPERQYCSSTTQPHTETGLGHCESDIKNEDDAPKRLCLVCGDFASGFHYGVASCEACKAFFKRTIQGNIEYTCPASGDCEINKRRRKACQACRFRKCLRSGMLKEGVRLDRVRGGRQKYRRNPDSPYQVQVVSAQKPHIMLEDIKMLEALIACEPECLEINTTLENSKHRTLAILSDLYDRELVGIIGWAKQIPGFLDLSLNDQMRLLQSTWAEILTLTLAFRSLPMASLGRLKFATDFTLDEKQSKDCGALELYQTCAHMVERLEGLSMLKEEYYLLKALVLTNSDAKLDEYHSLKKFRDSLLSSLGDAMSVLRCVDCLVNLRVYPKETYFRPSGVLHQIQQLLLCLPALRQADFVVRKFWCGVHSQDLVPMNKLFLEMLEASNR, from the exons ATGTGG gtGTCAATAATGACAGATCCAGGGTTGGCACCCGCTGCCAACATCCAACAGCCAATTAAGAAAGAGCTGGACACCTTCGGTGAATGCTCGCCATCCAACAGCGACCTTTACTCTCCCACCACCACAACCACTCTGATCAGTGATAACGTCATTCAATCTTCAGAC CGGATAGAGTTCAGGGATCACTATGAAACGCGAATGCAATCGCCAGACAGTCCGGAGAGGCAGTATTGTTCATCAACCACGCAGCCGCATACTGAAACCGGCCTTGGCCATTGCGAG AGTGacataaaaaatgaagatgACGCTCCTAAACGGCTGTGTCTTGTATGCGGAGATTTTGCCTCGGGTTTCCACTATGGAGTCGCTTCGTGCGAGGCCTGCAAAGCCTTTTTCAAGCGCACGATTCAAG GTAATATCGAGTACACGTGCCCAGCTTCTGGAGACTGTGAGATCAACAAAAGGAGGCGGAAAGCGTGTCAAGCTTGCAGGTTTCGGAAATGTCTCCGATCAGGAATGTTGAAGGAAGGGGTGCGATTGGACAGAGTAAGGGGTGGTAGGCAGAAATATCGCCGCAATCCAGATAGTCCCTATCAGGTGCAGGTGGTGTCTGCGCAAAAACCCCATATTATGCTTGAGG ACATAAAAATGCTTGAAGCGCTGATCGCCTGCGAACCAGAATGTCTAGAAATCAACACCACACTGGAAAACTCCAAACATCGGACTTTGGCAATACTGAGCGATCTGTATGACCGCGAATTAGTGGGAATTATCGGGTGGGCCAAACAGATTCCTG GTTTCCTGGATCTGTCGTTAAACGACCAAATGCGCCTGCTCCAGAGCACCTGGGCCGAAATCCTGACGCTAACACTGGCATTTCGTAGCCTACCAATGGCCAGTTTAGGGCGACTAAAGTTCGCCACAGATTTCACTCTAGATGAAAAACAGTCCAAAGACTGCGGTGCTCTTGAGCTCTATCAAACT TGCGCTCACATGGTGGAACGTCTAGAAGGTCTTTCGATGCTCAAGGAGGAATACTACCTGCTCAAGGCACTGGTTCTAACGAATTCTGATGCCAAATTGGACGAGTATCATTCGCTGAAGAAGTTTCGTGACAGTCTGCTTTCCTCCCTAGGTGACGCCATGAGCGTTTTAAGGTGCGTTGATTGCTTGGTGAATTTGAGGGTGTATCCTAAAGAGACGTATTTCAGGCCGAGCGGCGTTCTCCATCAAATCCAACAGTTGCTGCTGTGCCTGCCCGCACTTCGTCAAGCCGATTTCGTAGTACGCAAGTTCTGGTGCGGTGTCCATTCCCAGGATTTAGTTCCGATGAATAAGCTGTTTTTGGAGATGCTTGAAGCTTCCAATCGGTAG
- the ERR gene encoding steroid hormone receptor ERR1 isoform X3, with protein MLMEVCCASRCVAEGVYCLSVIKQVSIMTDPGLAPAANIQQPIKKELDTFGECSPSNSDLYSPTTTTTLISDNVIQSSDRIEFRDHYETRMQSPDSPERQYCSSTTQPHTETGLGHCESDIKNEDDAPKRLCLVCGDFASGFHYGVASCEACKAFFKRTIQGNIEYTCPASGDCEINKRRRKACQACRFRKCLRSGMLKEGVRLDRVRGGRQKYRRNPDSPYQVQVVSAQKPHIMLEDIKMLEALIACEPECLEINTTLENSKHRTLAILSDLYDRELVGIIGWAKQIPGFLDLSLNDQMRLLQSTWAEILTLTLAFRSLPMASLGRLKFATDFTLDEKQSKDCGALELYQTCAHMVERLEGLSMLKEEYYLLKALVLTNSDAKLDEYHSLKKFRDSLLSSLGDAMSVLRPSGVLHQIQQLLLCLPALRQADFVVRKFWCGVHSQDLVPMNKLFLEMLEASNR; from the exons ATGCTAATGGAGGTGTGCTGCGCATCGCGTTGTGTAGCAGAGGGGGTTTATTGCCTTAGTGTTATTAAGCAG gtGTCAATAATGACAGATCCAGGGTTGGCACCCGCTGCCAACATCCAACAGCCAATTAAGAAAGAGCTGGACACCTTCGGTGAATGCTCGCCATCCAACAGCGACCTTTACTCTCCCACCACCACAACCACTCTGATCAGTGATAACGTCATTCAATCTTCAGAC CGGATAGAGTTCAGGGATCACTATGAAACGCGAATGCAATCGCCAGACAGTCCGGAGAGGCAGTATTGTTCATCAACCACGCAGCCGCATACTGAAACCGGCCTTGGCCATTGCGAG AGTGacataaaaaatgaagatgACGCTCCTAAACGGCTGTGTCTTGTATGCGGAGATTTTGCCTCGGGTTTCCACTATGGAGTCGCTTCGTGCGAGGCCTGCAAAGCCTTTTTCAAGCGCACGATTCAAG GTAATATCGAGTACACGTGCCCAGCTTCTGGAGACTGTGAGATCAACAAAAGGAGGCGGAAAGCGTGTCAAGCTTGCAGGTTTCGGAAATGTCTCCGATCAGGAATGTTGAAGGAAGGGGTGCGATTGGACAGAGTAAGGGGTGGTAGGCAGAAATATCGCCGCAATCCAGATAGTCCCTATCAGGTGCAGGTGGTGTCTGCGCAAAAACCCCATATTATGCTTGAGG ACATAAAAATGCTTGAAGCGCTGATCGCCTGCGAACCAGAATGTCTAGAAATCAACACCACACTGGAAAACTCCAAACATCGGACTTTGGCAATACTGAGCGATCTGTATGACCGCGAATTAGTGGGAATTATCGGGTGGGCCAAACAGATTCCTG GTTTCCTGGATCTGTCGTTAAACGACCAAATGCGCCTGCTCCAGAGCACCTGGGCCGAAATCCTGACGCTAACACTGGCATTTCGTAGCCTACCAATGGCCAGTTTAGGGCGACTAAAGTTCGCCACAGATTTCACTCTAGATGAAAAACAGTCCAAAGACTGCGGTGCTCTTGAGCTCTATCAAACT TGCGCTCACATGGTGGAACGTCTAGAAGGTCTTTCGATGCTCAAGGAGGAATACTACCTGCTCAAGGCACTGGTTCTAACGAATTCTGATGCCAAATTGGACGAGTATCATTCGCTGAAGAAGTTTCGTGACAGTCTGCTTTCCTCCCTAGGTGACGCCATGAGCGTTTTAAG GCCGAGCGGCGTTCTCCATCAAATCCAACAGTTGCTGCTGTGCCTGCCCGCACTTCGTCAAGCCGATTTCGTAGTACGCAAGTTCTGGTGCGGTGTCCATTCCCAGGATTTAGTTCCGATGAATAAGCTGTTTTTGGAGATGCTTGAAGCTTCCAATCGGTAG
- the ERR gene encoding steroid hormone receptor ERR2 isoform X1: MLMEVCCASRCVAEGVYCLSVIKQVSIMTDPGLAPAANIQQPIKKELDTFGECSPSNSDLYSPTTTTTLISDNVIQSSDRIEFRDHYETRMQSPDSPERQYCSSTTQPHTETGLGHCESDIKNEDDAPKRLCLVCGDFASGFHYGVASCEACKAFFKRTIQGNIEYTCPASGDCEINKRRRKACQACRFRKCLRSGMLKEGVRLDRVRGGRQKYRRNPDSPYQVQVVSAQKPHIMLEDIKMLEALIACEPECLEINTTLENSKHRTLAILSDLYDRELVGIIGWAKQIPGFLDLSLNDQMRLLQSTWAEILTLTLAFRSLPMASLGRLKFATDFTLDEKQSKDCGALELYQTCAHMVERLEGLSMLKEEYYLLKALVLTNSDAKLDEYHSLKKFRDSLLSSLGDAMSVLRCVDCLVNLRVYPKETYFRPSGVLHQIQQLLLCLPALRQADFVVRKFWCGVHSQDLVPMNKLFLEMLEASNR, from the exons ATGCTAATGGAGGTGTGCTGCGCATCGCGTTGTGTAGCAGAGGGGGTTTATTGCCTTAGTGTTATTAAGCAG gtGTCAATAATGACAGATCCAGGGTTGGCACCCGCTGCCAACATCCAACAGCCAATTAAGAAAGAGCTGGACACCTTCGGTGAATGCTCGCCATCCAACAGCGACCTTTACTCTCCCACCACCACAACCACTCTGATCAGTGATAACGTCATTCAATCTTCAGAC CGGATAGAGTTCAGGGATCACTATGAAACGCGAATGCAATCGCCAGACAGTCCGGAGAGGCAGTATTGTTCATCAACCACGCAGCCGCATACTGAAACCGGCCTTGGCCATTGCGAG AGTGacataaaaaatgaagatgACGCTCCTAAACGGCTGTGTCTTGTATGCGGAGATTTTGCCTCGGGTTTCCACTATGGAGTCGCTTCGTGCGAGGCCTGCAAAGCCTTTTTCAAGCGCACGATTCAAG GTAATATCGAGTACACGTGCCCAGCTTCTGGAGACTGTGAGATCAACAAAAGGAGGCGGAAAGCGTGTCAAGCTTGCAGGTTTCGGAAATGTCTCCGATCAGGAATGTTGAAGGAAGGGGTGCGATTGGACAGAGTAAGGGGTGGTAGGCAGAAATATCGCCGCAATCCAGATAGTCCCTATCAGGTGCAGGTGGTGTCTGCGCAAAAACCCCATATTATGCTTGAGG ACATAAAAATGCTTGAAGCGCTGATCGCCTGCGAACCAGAATGTCTAGAAATCAACACCACACTGGAAAACTCCAAACATCGGACTTTGGCAATACTGAGCGATCTGTATGACCGCGAATTAGTGGGAATTATCGGGTGGGCCAAACAGATTCCTG GTTTCCTGGATCTGTCGTTAAACGACCAAATGCGCCTGCTCCAGAGCACCTGGGCCGAAATCCTGACGCTAACACTGGCATTTCGTAGCCTACCAATGGCCAGTTTAGGGCGACTAAAGTTCGCCACAGATTTCACTCTAGATGAAAAACAGTCCAAAGACTGCGGTGCTCTTGAGCTCTATCAAACT TGCGCTCACATGGTGGAACGTCTAGAAGGTCTTTCGATGCTCAAGGAGGAATACTACCTGCTCAAGGCACTGGTTCTAACGAATTCTGATGCCAAATTGGACGAGTATCATTCGCTGAAGAAGTTTCGTGACAGTCTGCTTTCCTCCCTAGGTGACGCCATGAGCGTTTTAAGGTGCGTTGATTGCTTGGTGAATTTGAGGGTGTATCCTAAAGAGACGTATTTCAGGCCGAGCGGCGTTCTCCATCAAATCCAACAGTTGCTGCTGTGCCTGCCCGCACTTCGTCAAGCCGATTTCGTAGTACGCAAGTTCTGGTGCGGTGTCCATTCCCAGGATTTAGTTCCGATGAATAAGCTGTTTTTGGAGATGCTTGAAGCTTCCAATCGGTAG
- the ERR gene encoding steroid hormone receptor ERR2 isoform X5 — translation MTDPGLAPAANIQQPIKKELDTFGECSPSNSDLYSPTTTTTLISDNVIQSSDRIEFRDHYETRMQSPDSPERQYCSSTTQPHTETGLGHCESDIKNEDDAPKRLCLVCGDFASGFHYGVASCEACKAFFKRTIQGNIEYTCPASGDCEINKRRRKACQACRFRKCLRSGMLKEGVRLDRVRGGRQKYRRNPDSPYQVQVVSAQKPHIMLEDIKMLEALIACEPECLEINTTLENSKHRTLAILSDLYDRELVGIIGWAKQIPGFLDLSLNDQMRLLQSTWAEILTLTLAFRSLPMASLGRLKFATDFTLDEKQSKDCGALELYQTCAHMVERLEGLSMLKEEYYLLKALVLTNSDAKLDEYHSLKKFRDSLLSSLGDAMSVLRCVDCLVNLRVYPKETYFRPSGVLHQIQQLLLCLPALRQADFVVRKFWCGVHSQDLVPMNKLFLEMLEASNR, via the exons ATGACAGATCCAGGGTTGGCACCCGCTGCCAACATCCAACAGCCAATTAAGAAAGAGCTGGACACCTTCGGTGAATGCTCGCCATCCAACAGCGACCTTTACTCTCCCACCACCACAACCACTCTGATCAGTGATAACGTCATTCAATCTTCAGAC CGGATAGAGTTCAGGGATCACTATGAAACGCGAATGCAATCGCCAGACAGTCCGGAGAGGCAGTATTGTTCATCAACCACGCAGCCGCATACTGAAACCGGCCTTGGCCATTGCGAG AGTGacataaaaaatgaagatgACGCTCCTAAACGGCTGTGTCTTGTATGCGGAGATTTTGCCTCGGGTTTCCACTATGGAGTCGCTTCGTGCGAGGCCTGCAAAGCCTTTTTCAAGCGCACGATTCAAG GTAATATCGAGTACACGTGCCCAGCTTCTGGAGACTGTGAGATCAACAAAAGGAGGCGGAAAGCGTGTCAAGCTTGCAGGTTTCGGAAATGTCTCCGATCAGGAATGTTGAAGGAAGGGGTGCGATTGGACAGAGTAAGGGGTGGTAGGCAGAAATATCGCCGCAATCCAGATAGTCCCTATCAGGTGCAGGTGGTGTCTGCGCAAAAACCCCATATTATGCTTGAGG ACATAAAAATGCTTGAAGCGCTGATCGCCTGCGAACCAGAATGTCTAGAAATCAACACCACACTGGAAAACTCCAAACATCGGACTTTGGCAATACTGAGCGATCTGTATGACCGCGAATTAGTGGGAATTATCGGGTGGGCCAAACAGATTCCTG GTTTCCTGGATCTGTCGTTAAACGACCAAATGCGCCTGCTCCAGAGCACCTGGGCCGAAATCCTGACGCTAACACTGGCATTTCGTAGCCTACCAATGGCCAGTTTAGGGCGACTAAAGTTCGCCACAGATTTCACTCTAGATGAAAAACAGTCCAAAGACTGCGGTGCTCTTGAGCTCTATCAAACT TGCGCTCACATGGTGGAACGTCTAGAAGGTCTTTCGATGCTCAAGGAGGAATACTACCTGCTCAAGGCACTGGTTCTAACGAATTCTGATGCCAAATTGGACGAGTATCATTCGCTGAAGAAGTTTCGTGACAGTCTGCTTTCCTCCCTAGGTGACGCCATGAGCGTTTTAAGGTGCGTTGATTGCTTGGTGAATTTGAGGGTGTATCCTAAAGAGACGTATTTCAGGCCGAGCGGCGTTCTCCATCAAATCCAACAGTTGCTGCTGTGCCTGCCCGCACTTCGTCAAGCCGATTTCGTAGTACGCAAGTTCTGGTGCGGTGTCCATTCCCAGGATTTAGTTCCGATGAATAAGCTGTTTTTGGAGATGCTTGAAGCTTCCAATCGGTAG